In a genomic window of Telopea speciosissima isolate NSW1024214 ecotype Mountain lineage chromosome 5, Tspe_v1, whole genome shotgun sequence:
- the LOC122662183 gene encoding pseudouridine kinase isoform X1, with protein MENSAGRRLNTLIRHLLLQDKGSVQVLHPNGLSGERLKHAKSDPVIIGGMVLDIHAYPSIPAIPRTTTPGKVHYVVGGVARNVAECMSKLGTKPFMISAIGPDMAGNLLLEHWESVGLCTEGILKGQGIETPVVCNVFDVNGELAAAVASVEAIEKFLAKEWIHQFTSNIRSAPILMVDANLSLRSLEASCQIAAQSGTPVWFEPVSVAKSKRVASIIEYVTFTSPNEDELIAMANAVSSEDLFSPIQRVDNDGSTQSIESFFLLLKPAIWVLLEKGVKLVVVTLGSDGVFLCSKGGAEFTTVDLKNTEPSHFGKQLSEMVTLNCRNQFVNTEKFNKSSSHLSVVHFPALPASVMRLTGAGDCLVGGTLASLSAGLNMMQSMAVGIATAKAAVETRKNVPSEFCLATIADDARRVYSSARVVFDQSVV; from the exons atggaGAACAGTGCAGGGAGGCGACTGAACACTCTTATTCGACATCTCTTATTGCAAGATAAAGGTTCTGTTCAGGTTCTTCATCCG AATGGATTGAGTGGGGAGCGATTGAAGCATGCGAAGTCAGATCCAGTAATCATAGGAGGGATGGTTTTAGACATCCATGCTTATCCTTCTATCCCTGCCATTCCCAGAACCACCACTCCCGGCAAG GTTCACTATGTAGTTGGTGGAGTTGCAAGAAATGTTGCTGAGTGCATGTCAAAACTCGGCACTAAGCCTTTCATGATTAGTGCCATTGGACCAGATATGGCAG gAAATTTGTTATTGGAGCACTGGGAATCTGTTGGACTTTGTACAGAAG GCATTCTAAAGGGTCAAGGTATTGAGACCCCTGTTGTGTGCAATGTATTTGATGTCAATGGAGAGTTGGCAGCTGCAGTTGCGAGTGTTGAAGCAATT GAGAAATTTCTTGCTAAAGAATGGATTCATCAGTTCACTAGCAATATTCGTTCTGCTCCCATATTGATGGTTGATGCAAACTTGAGTCTGCGGTCACTTGAAGCTTCCTGTCAAA TAGCTGCTCAATCTGGCACTCCTGTGTGGTTTGAGCCTGTATCAGTTGCAAAATCCAAAAGAGTTGCCTCTATCATTGAGTAT GTAACTTTCACTTCACCTAATGAAGATGAACTTATTGCAATGGCAAATGCTGTGTCCAGTGAGGATTTGTTTTCTCCAATTCAAAGGGTGGATAATGATGGAAGTACACAGTCTATAGAATCTTTTTTCTTATTACTTAAGCCAGCAATATGGGTCTTACTTGAAAAAGGTGTTAAATTAGTTGTAGTGACTCTTGGATCAGATGGAGTGTTCTTATGTTCTAAAGGTGGAGCAGAGTTTACGACTGTTGATTTGAAGAACACTGAACCAAGTCACTTTGGGAAACAGCTGAGTGAAATGGTGACCTTGAATTGTCGAAATCAGTTTGTTAACACTGAGAAGTTCAACAAGAGTAGCTCTCATCTTTCTGTTGTGCATTTTCCTGCACTTCCTGCATCAGTTATGAGGCTTACAGGGGCTGGTGATTGCTTGGTTGGTGGAACTCTAGCATCTCTTTCTGCTGGTTTAAACATGATGCAAAGTATGGCAGTTGGTATAGCAACTGCAAAAGCAGCTGTGGAGACTAGGAAGAATGTACCTTCTGAGTTTTGTCTAGCTACAATCGCAG atgatgcGAGGAGAGTATATTCTTCGGCAAGGGTTGTGTTTGATCAATCAGTTGTGTAA
- the LOC122662183 gene encoding pseudouridine kinase isoform X2, with product MENSAGRRLNTLIRHLLLQDKGSVQVLHPNGLSGERLKHAKSDPVIIGGMVLDIHAYPSIPAIPRTTTPGKVHYVVGGVARNVAECMSKLGTKPFMISAIGPDMAGNLLLEHWESVGLCTEGILKGQGIETPVVCNVFDVNGELAAAVASVEAIEKFLAKEWIHQFTSNIRSAPILMVDANLSLRSLEASCQTAQSGTPVWFEPVSVAKSKRVASIIEYVTFTSPNEDELIAMANAVSSEDLFSPIQRVDNDGSTQSIESFFLLLKPAIWVLLEKGVKLVVVTLGSDGVFLCSKGGAEFTTVDLKNTEPSHFGKQLSEMVTLNCRNQFVNTEKFNKSSSHLSVVHFPALPASVMRLTGAGDCLVGGTLASLSAGLNMMQSMAVGIATAKAAVETRKNVPSEFCLATIADDARRVYSSARVVFDQSVV from the exons atggaGAACAGTGCAGGGAGGCGACTGAACACTCTTATTCGACATCTCTTATTGCAAGATAAAGGTTCTGTTCAGGTTCTTCATCCG AATGGATTGAGTGGGGAGCGATTGAAGCATGCGAAGTCAGATCCAGTAATCATAGGAGGGATGGTTTTAGACATCCATGCTTATCCTTCTATCCCTGCCATTCCCAGAACCACCACTCCCGGCAAG GTTCACTATGTAGTTGGTGGAGTTGCAAGAAATGTTGCTGAGTGCATGTCAAAACTCGGCACTAAGCCTTTCATGATTAGTGCCATTGGACCAGATATGGCAG gAAATTTGTTATTGGAGCACTGGGAATCTGTTGGACTTTGTACAGAAG GCATTCTAAAGGGTCAAGGTATTGAGACCCCTGTTGTGTGCAATGTATTTGATGTCAATGGAGAGTTGGCAGCTGCAGTTGCGAGTGTTGAAGCAATT GAGAAATTTCTTGCTAAAGAATGGATTCATCAGTTCACTAGCAATATTCGTTCTGCTCCCATATTGATGGTTGATGCAAACTTGAGTCTGCGGTCACTTGAAGCTTCCTGTCAAA CTGCTCAATCTGGCACTCCTGTGTGGTTTGAGCCTGTATCAGTTGCAAAATCCAAAAGAGTTGCCTCTATCATTGAGTAT GTAACTTTCACTTCACCTAATGAAGATGAACTTATTGCAATGGCAAATGCTGTGTCCAGTGAGGATTTGTTTTCTCCAATTCAAAGGGTGGATAATGATGGAAGTACACAGTCTATAGAATCTTTTTTCTTATTACTTAAGCCAGCAATATGGGTCTTACTTGAAAAAGGTGTTAAATTAGTTGTAGTGACTCTTGGATCAGATGGAGTGTTCTTATGTTCTAAAGGTGGAGCAGAGTTTACGACTGTTGATTTGAAGAACACTGAACCAAGTCACTTTGGGAAACAGCTGAGTGAAATGGTGACCTTGAATTGTCGAAATCAGTTTGTTAACACTGAGAAGTTCAACAAGAGTAGCTCTCATCTTTCTGTTGTGCATTTTCCTGCACTTCCTGCATCAGTTATGAGGCTTACAGGGGCTGGTGATTGCTTGGTTGGTGGAACTCTAGCATCTCTTTCTGCTGGTTTAAACATGATGCAAAGTATGGCAGTTGGTATAGCAACTGCAAAAGCAGCTGTGGAGACTAGGAAGAATGTACCTTCTGAGTTTTGTCTAGCTACAATCGCAG atgatgcGAGGAGAGTATATTCTTCGGCAAGGGTTGTGTTTGATCAATCAGTTGTGTAA